Proteins from one Triticum aestivum cultivar Chinese Spring chromosome 7A, IWGSC CS RefSeq v2.1, whole genome shotgun sequence genomic window:
- the LOC123152678 gene encoding ankyrin repeat-containing protein At5g02620-like: MDPALHAAAVKGSVASLRMLAAERPDILGSKTPQENTALHIAAELGHAGFAEEALGVDHKLLVTKNADGDTPLHLAARSGKVDMVELLITHARVLPSEQPQHSPAAAHRKHVDGHTGKPSPTSPGTGSTEALGPLLIANKAGDTPLHQAVQHGWSAVALKLLDAEPSCGHALDAKKQSPLHIAAREGLADVVSKIVSHPWVRERFFPSDSVSGTALHQAVLGGHSRVVEILLVATPEDQIALTDSSENNALHYAAQKNSARVVKLLLNRKVELAYRRNRDLQSPLHMAANYGSTEAMVELLKHCPDAAEMVDSKGRNAFHVAVTSGKVDALKRLLKHVRPEEIVNRVDHGGNTPLHLAAALSRVQSALLLIKDCRVNPCVLNRDGQSARSLIEKRGASEEMDTYEMYLWKKLKKHEACRCQKQQLPPIATYQSLRGRRAGHDEYFKHSVETYTLVATLIATVSFAATFTMPGGYSQTEGTAIHGHTAAFKIFVISNTVAMCSSVVVVFCFIWAWRDPVKFKLDQLMWGHRLTIVACLAMVVSLMTAVYITVAPTARWPAYVVIAIGASTPAVVFLILGKEALYIPL, translated from the exons ATGGACCCAGCGTTGCACGCGGCGGCGGTGAAGGGGAGCGTGGCGAGCCTGAGGATGCTGGCGGCCGAGCGCCCCGACATCCTTGGTTCCAAGACGCCCCAGGAGAACACCGCGCTGCACATCGCCGCGGAGCTCGGCCATGCCGGCTTCGCCGAGGAGGCCCTGGGCGTGGACCACAAGCTGCTCGTCACCAAGAACGCCGACGGCGACACGCCGCTGCACCTGGCGGCCAGGTCGGGTAAGGTGGACATGGTGGAGCTGCTCATCACGCACGCCAGAGTATTGCCTTCGGAGCAACCGCAGCACTCCCCCGCCGCCGCGCACCGAAAACATGTTGATGGACACACCGGAAAACCTTCCCCGACCTCCCCTGGAACTGGAAGCACGGAGGCGCTGGGGCCTCTGTTGATAGCCAACAAGGCCGGCGACACCCCGCTGCACCAGGCCGTGCAGCACGGCTGGAGCGCCGTGGCGCTCAAGCTGCTGGACGCCGAGCCCAGCTGCGGCCACGCGCTCGACGCGAAAAAGCAGTCGCCGCTGCATATCGCCGCCCGGGAGGGCCTCGCCGACGTCGTGAGCAAGATCGTCAGCCATCCCTGGGTCCGCGAGAGGTTTTTCCCCTCCGACTCCGTCAGCGGCACCGCCCTCCACCAGGCCGTCCTCGGCGGCCACAGCC GTGTGGTGGAGATATTGCTCGTGGCGACGCCGGAGGATCAGATCGCGCTGACGGACTCGAGCGAGAACAACGCGCTGCACTACGCGGCTCAAAAGAACAGCGCCCGCGTGGTGAAGCTGCTGCTGAACCGGAAGGTGGAGCTGGCCTACAGGCGCAACCGCGACCTACAGTCGCCGTTGCACATGGCCGCCAACTACGGGTCGACGGAGGCCATGGTGGAGCTGCTTAAGCACTGCCCCGACGCGGCGGAGATGGTGGACAGCAAGGGCAGGAACGCCTTCCACGTCGCCGTCACCAGCGGCAAGGTGGACGCCCTCAAGCGCTTGCTTAAGCACGTCCGCCCCGAGGAGATCGTCAACCGCGTCGACCATGGCGGCAACACGCCGCTGCACCTCGCCGCCGCCCTGTCGCGCGTCCAGTCGGCGCTGCTCCTCATCAAGGACTGCCGCGTCAACCCCTGCGTCCTCAACCGGGACGGCCAGTCCGCGCGCAGCCTCATCGAGAAGCGCGGCGCCAGCGAGGAGATGGACACCTACGAGATGTACCTGTGGAAGAAGCTCAAGAAGCACGAGGCCTGCAGGTGCCAGAAGCAGCAGCTACCTCCAATCGCTACTTACCAGTCGCTGCGCGGCCGGAGGGCTGGCCACGACGAGTACTTCAAGCACAGCGTCGAGACCTACACGCTGGTGGCCACGCTCATCGCCACCGTCAGCTTCGCCGCCACCTTCACCATGCCGGGGGGTTACAGCCAGACCGAGGGCACGGCCATCCACGGGCACACGGCGGCGTTCAAGATCTTCGTCATCTCCAACACCGTCGCCATGTGCAGCTCCGTCGTCGTCGTCTTCTGTTTCATCTGGGCATGGCGGGACCCCGTCAAGTTCAAGCTCGACCAGCTCATGTGGGGCCACAGGCTCACCATCGTTGCCTGCCTCGCCATGGTCGTCTCGCTCATGACCGCTGTTTACATCACCGTTGCGCCCACGGCAAGGTGGCCTGCGTACGTTGTGATCGCCATCGGAGCGAGCACTCCCGCCGTGGTGTTCCTCATTCTTGGGAAAGAGGCATTGTACATCCCACTATAG